The sequence below is a genomic window from Peromyscus leucopus breed LL Stock unplaced genomic scaffold, UCI_PerLeu_2.1 scaffold_1343, whole genome shotgun sequence.
acacaaaatCCCTGTTCTCTGAAGCCCACAAATGGAAGGACTCTCCTTGCCTCCACTGGTTGCTCTTGGACTGCCATGCCAGCTCCCCCTACTTCAAGCATCCTGCATTATTAAGGGACCTGGTCCTAGGAATTCCCTCTCAGGCTACATCTCTTTATAGAAAAAtctatcttatttaaaacacagGCTTAAATCCCCAGgactacaaagaaagaaagaatatggagtGACTGCAGAGCTGCTTAAAACccaaatcaatcttttaaaattgttttgtttattgacattCCTTCTCTTTAATGTACACACCGGCTCATGTGCCCAGGCTGGCAAAATACTTGTTAATTTGCTAAGGGTGATCCTGAACACCTGACCTGCCTGCCTTCACTAGAAACATCCAGACTTCTCTGGGACTTGTTATGAATTCTAGGTCGTTTTGTAACTCATtgtaaaaaccaggagtcagctTTACAAATAATGGTGCTACAAATCCTGGCTTTTCTTATGTTGTCTTTTGCAAATTGCAACATGGAAAAATGACTGGCTTTGCTAATCAGAAAGGGATCTCTAGTGAAGCAGAGGGAATTACAAGAAATATAACAGACTTCAAGCATACCTTTTGATCTTTCAGCAAAGGGATCAGTGAGAAGTAATCACTGGTGAATGATCCAATAACTTGGGTATAATATCCCGATTATCCTGTCTTGTGAATAGATCTGTAGTTATAGGGGGAGTGTCAAAGCAGTTGCCATAACCAGTTCAGTTGACAGCCTATAAAACATGTTGTGTGTCCGGTCTGGCTCCATGTCCCTCTGCTGACTAGCTCCTTTTGGCTCCTGGCCAAGCTAATCCCACAGCCTGGTCCTTATTACTCCCATATGTGCAATTACCAATAATGTCTTTTTGCATTACAAAGCCCCAGATCTCTTGAATTTGCATCAAATCTGTTACTGTCCATCGGTGGTGGAACACTGAGGGTTCATTTGCAGCTCAGGTTTCTGTCCCTTCCACAGCACAGGTATAGAATGTAATAAAACAATGCTCAAGAACCTTTTGCAAAAAGAAAGTTCTGTCTTCCCAAATGGGCTTGGCTGTATTCCAGTGTTGCTTGAAATTAGCTAGATAAAGTGATTGATTCAAAGCAGGCTGCTGATCCTCCATCCTTCTCTTAGCCTGAAATTcactacatacatacactaaagcaatagacacaaaataaaaaacacacatatatgaacatatcAACACAAGTACCAATATTGAGTCAATCAATGCATAATCTCTTcagtttctcatttattttatagttttgattTCACAAAAGGTGCTTTGATTCAATCAAACTAcactatgaaaaataaacataaaaaagattaagaaaatagAGATTCCAATCCTGTGGAATCATGTTCTTGTAAGGtgaggctacatagagagagtaTCAGGTAAACACTATAAAAAGGTGGATAAAATGATGAGAGGAGCCCTCAGAGTCCTGGAGTCTGGTGTCACTCACTGCCTGGACCTGCTAGAAACAGGAGCTCTGTCACAATTTTCCTCCATCAGGAGGCCACTTGCTTTCTTGGAAGGCCTTATCAGCAATTCAACTACACATCAAGATTCtatatttagccgggcggtggtggcacacacctttaatcccagcactgtcgaagcagaggcaggcaaatctctgtgagttagttcCAGGtaagcctggtctccaaagcaagttccaggaaaagtgcaaagctacacagagaaaccctgtctctaaaagcaaaacaacacaaaagataatatatttaaaaaagaaaaacaaagaagttgagggttgttttatttttaggattggattttgttttcttagttatCGTTGTGGTGTGTTTTGGTATTAATGGAAATGCCTGTTAGACTGGAATTTACATGATAGTCTTTTCATTCCtttgcatttgggaggcagagtctcaGGTTGAAAATGTGAGCCTTGAATTCCAGTTTCTTCTTGGTTTGCATAGCTTCCAAGGGTAATTTTGGAGTTCAAGTTAAGATATGTCTTAAAGTTTAATTCTCTGTAGTGCCTTACATAATGTTTTAGAGTAAGGTTTGTAGTTGTTTGAATTAaaagttcttcttcttttttttttttttctcgagacagggtttccctgtgtagctttgcgccttttcctggaactaactggtaacccaggctggcctcgaactcacagagatccgcctggctctgcctccagagtgctgggattacaggcgtgtgccaccaccgcccggctaagagtTCTTCTTAATAGTAGATTACATATTGTCCTTTGAACTACTAACCATTTTACAAACTCAAGATTCAAATCTTAGCTGACTGGGGAACTGAGACTTCAGCAATGTGGTTGTTTAGCCATGACTATTTCATATATCATTTgctgaaagaaaaattgaaaataaagttaaaataaaagggTTCCAGGTAGCAGACAGTAGCAATACCTTGTGAGTAGAGTTAAGGTCCTGAGTATGGAAGATGCCAGATCCATGCTAGACATGGCTGCATGGAGAGACAAAATTGAAAAGATGACTTTGGAATGCTTGTCATTTTGAGAATAATTGTGCATTGGGATAAAATCACACAACCAAGTTTCTacatcaaggtattttatattaaattgtaTTTGAGGTCCTTTAAACTGGATTGGCCTGAAATACACTACAttactgaaatcaataaaaggtACAGCCTTTGTTGTTTTTACACAGGGTCTGTTGAATAGTCTAACAACCTGCAGAGGCTTCTAACCTGAGGGATATAGAATGAATATAGAAGAAtcaaaaagagggaaggaatgaagagaaaagaacataaaaggATATAGGAGGTCAATATATGAGTCACTTGTGAGATCTCCTCAGTCCTAACATGTACACTGAACTCATGGGATGGAGAACTTGTGTGGGTTCTAAAAGTGACCTTGATATTCATTCATAAGGAATTTGAAAGGGGATCATTCTCAATTTGCCACCAGAGCCATGTCTGATTGCTTGCCTCTGAATAAACTTTCAAAAGGTAAAGAGATTCAGAGGATCAGAGCTTGATACCTGGTGGGACAATGGTTAATTTGTACTTGTGGCAGTTCTTCTGTGATGATTCATATGCTGAAGGGGATGAGGATTTGAGGTTACCAGATGTTATAAGTAGTTACACTGAGTTCTTCACTGCTGCCAAAACAGAAACTATGGCCCTGGGGAGGGGGTTCCTGTGATGGGTGAGACATATAAATCCCTAAGACATAGTGTAAATAAATGACTCCTGAATGTTTTACCAGCTCCTTCCCATCTGAAGAGCCATCAGAATGAGCCTTGAGGCCCCATCCACACTCCAGGAACTTGCAATGAAGAGTCTGCTGAGGCATGAGGCCTTGGCCATCTCAGTTCTGCAGAAGCTGCCGAAGGCTTTCTTCCCATCCCTGTTCAAGGAGGCCTTCAAGAGCAGACATATGAAGATACTGACAGCAATGGTGGCAGAATggcccttctcctgcctccctgtcGGAGCACTGATGCAGGACCCTGATGTGGTGATATTACAAGCTGTGCTGGATGGTGTAGACATGCTGTTGAAACAAAATGTTCACCTCAGGTAAGGCCAACGGAAAATAGGAGTCACCAAGTCACTGGTAAGAGAATTTGGGAGTCAAATACTTGAGGACAGTGGCCACCTTCAGTCATCTGATTTTCTCAGCTTTCAAGTCTATAGAGCCTCTATTTTATGAACTAataatgtgctgtggatatcgctgtgtataaataaaatgctgattggccagtagccaggcaggaagtataggcgggacaagcagagaagataattctgggaagtggaaggctgtggcagagagacactgccagttgccaccatgacaagcaagatataAGGTATAgttaagccacgagccatgtggcaacatattgACTTAtggaaataggttaatttaagatagaagaactagataagaagaagcctgccatggccatacagtttgtaggtaatacaagtctctgtgtgtttactcagttgggtctgagcagctgtgggattggtgggtgagagagatttgtcctgacctggGCCAGGAGGACGAGAAAAACTGTAACAACAATAATGGAATCTTCTTTCAGAAGTGTAGTGCATCTCATTGTATATGTAATCATAGGATtagtcttctctgtcctctctcccaggtaataaaaaaagaatccaaCAGTAACTTAAAGGAGATGCAGGACAAGTATTCAGATGTAGCTCATGCAGGGGCCCTTGCCTGAGAGGTGTTGCTGACATTAGAGAAATGGAATGACAGCTGACTCTATTGTACTTCTGATCTTTCATTGTCACACTGCAACTTTTTCTCTCACAGAAGGTCGAAGCTTCGAATCCTGGACCTGAGAAAAATGTGCCGTGTCTTCTGGAATGTATGGCCTGGCATAGAATGTGGAGAGAGCTCAACAGGGATATTGagtgaggaggaaaaagagaatgaCCTACCTAGATATGACCTGAGGCAGCGTTTGAAGGtggtcactgatttttttttaaaagttgccttaGATAAAGAGCAAGCATACTTGCTGCAGTGGGCCCAGCAGCAACAAGATGCTGTGCAACTGTGCTGTCCAAAGTTGATAATCTGTGATGCTCCTGAGCACGTTTTCAGGATGGTTTTGAGTACTTTCAAGCCACACTACATTGAGGAATTGCATTTATCCATACACTGGACTCCAAGAGAGCTGAATTGTTTTGCACATTACTTTGTCCAGATGAGAAATTTGCACAAACTCCATCTAGCACGCATTTCAGTTCACACCAACAATGCTATATATACCTTTGAAGATACAGAGAAGCATATTACAAGGTTCCTTGCTCAAATCTCCAAACTCAAATATCTCCAGGAGCTCATCATCAATGATTCCTACTTTTCCAGTGAGCACATGAAGCATTTGTTCAggtaaggaaggagagagagctgtTTTGGCTACCACAGTAAACTTTCCTCCAGTACATTAGAGATTAgtgagcacctgagttcagtcaGTCACTGTGACTTTTACAGCTATTGGTTTATCACAATATCTGAGA
It includes:
- the LOC114688239 gene encoding PRAME family member 12-like produces the protein MSLEAPSTLQELAMKSLLRHEALAISVLQKLPKAFFPSLFKEAFKSRHMKILTAMVAEWPFSCLPVGALMQDPDVVILQAVLDGVDMLLKQNVHLRRSKLRILDLRKMCRVFWNVWPGIECGESSTGILSEEEKENDLPRYDLRQRLKVVTDFFLKVALDKEQAYLLQWAQQQQDAVQLCCPKLIICDAPEHVFRMVLSTFKPHYIEELHLSIHWTPRELNCFAHYFVQMRNLHKLHLARISVHTNNAIYTFEDTEKHITRFLAQISKLKYLQELIINDSYFSSEHMKHLFRCLKTPLESLSIKLHKFPSSDLKHLSQCQGLFQLKHLNLFSASLFNLCPTALQFLLKSVADTLQTLQISNCSIRDSEHGTLLPALSQCLQLTSVYFYDTAISISALKDLLQSLANLSKLTKEHYPAPLECYDDQGHVLVNKFENVCLDLLNTIRVKRQPKVINFATKVCGKCSQRCVFNGKTTLCHCHKQELVKPRN